The following coding sequences are from one Ramlibacter henchirensis window:
- the trmD gene encoding tRNA (guanosine(37)-N1)-methyltransferase TrmD, with amino-acid sequence MRFDVLTLFPELFGPFLESGVTRRAYESKQVDVRLWNPRDHAEGNYRRVDDRPFGGGPGMVMLAEPLARCVAAAKADRNDAAPVVLFSPTGARLDHAAVEQWSASEGAILLCGRYEGVDQRFIDSHVNVQLSLGDFVLSGGEVAAMALLDAVARLQPGVLNEAGSHEADSFNPGIDGLLDCPHYTRPDDWQGRRVPPELLSGHHVQIERWRRERRLEATARLRPDLLSAARAAGRLTPADEAFLASLARPDAAGL; translated from the coding sequence ATGCGCTTCGACGTCCTCACCCTGTTCCCCGAGCTGTTCGGCCCCTTCCTCGAGAGCGGCGTCACGCGCCGCGCCTACGAATCGAAGCAGGTCGACGTGCGCCTGTGGAACCCGCGCGACCACGCCGAAGGCAATTACCGCCGGGTCGACGATCGCCCGTTCGGCGGCGGCCCGGGCATGGTGATGCTCGCGGAGCCGCTGGCGCGCTGCGTGGCGGCGGCGAAGGCGGACCGGAACGACGCCGCGCCCGTGGTGCTGTTCTCGCCGACTGGCGCCAGGCTGGACCATGCGGCAGTGGAGCAGTGGTCCGCCAGCGAAGGCGCGATCCTGCTGTGCGGACGATACGAAGGCGTCGACCAGCGTTTCATCGACAGCCACGTGAACGTGCAGCTGAGCCTCGGCGATTTCGTGCTCTCGGGCGGCGAGGTCGCGGCGATGGCGCTGCTGGACGCGGTCGCCCGCCTGCAGCCCGGAGTGCTGAACGAAGCCGGCAGCCACGAAGCCGACAGCTTCAACCCCGGGATCGACGGCCTGCTGGACTGTCCGCACTACACCCGCCCGGACGACTGGCAGGGCCGCCGCGTGCCGCCCGAGCTGCTGTCCGGCCACCACGTCCAGATCGAGCGCTGGCGTCGCGAACGCCGCCTGGAGGCCACCGCCCGCCTGCGGCCGGACCTGCTTTCCGCCGCTCGCGCTGCCGGGCGCCTGACGCCCGCAGACGAGGCCTTCCTGGCTTCGCTGGCGCGGCCGGACGCCGCCGGGCTATAA
- the rplS gene encoding 50S ribosomal protein L19 — MNLIQTLEQEEIARLGKKIPEFAPGDTVIVSVSVVEGNRKRVQAYEGVVIAKRNRGLNSGFTVRKISSGEGVERTFQTYSPLIAGIEVKRRGDVRRAKLYYLRERSGKSARIKEKLAHGTRAAAE; from the coding sequence ATGAACCTGATCCAGACCCTCGAGCAAGAGGAAATCGCCCGCCTGGGCAAGAAGATCCCCGAGTTCGCCCCCGGCGACACGGTGATCGTGAGCGTCAGCGTCGTCGAAGGCAACCGCAAGCGCGTGCAGGCCTACGAGGGCGTCGTCATCGCCAAGCGCAACCGGGGCCTGAACAGCGGCTTCACCGTGCGCAAGATCTCCAGCGGAGAAGGCGTCGAGCGGACCTTCCAGACCTACAGCCCGCTGATCGCCGGCATCGAGGTCAAGCGGCGCGGCGACGTGCGCCGCGCCAAGCTGTACTACCTGCGCGAGCGCAGCGGCAAGTCGGCCCGCATCAAGGAAAAGCTGGCCCACGGCACCCGCGCGGCCGCCGAGTAA
- a CDS encoding CoA pyrophosphatase, which translates to MPIDPVPPLPPEFVPLSKLPHFDPRAVPVIGIDSHLPPVRPEAMSPDSIREKFRAPPAWAPEIWAEKRFTDRQPAQASVLVPIVLRREPTVLLTERTTHLSTHSGQVAFPGGKRDETDRDAAHTALREAQEEIGLHERHVEVLGEMPTYTTGTLFIVTPVVALVQPDARLELNAHEVADAFEVPLKFLMNPAHHRRHVFDVMGNRREWLSMPYMDGATERFIWGATAAMLRNFYRFLSA; encoded by the coding sequence ATGCCCATCGATCCCGTCCCGCCGCTGCCGCCCGAGTTCGTGCCGCTGTCGAAGCTGCCCCACTTCGACCCGCGCGCCGTGCCCGTGATCGGCATCGACTCGCACCTGCCGCCGGTGCGGCCGGAGGCGATGTCGCCCGACTCGATCCGCGAGAAATTCCGCGCCCCGCCGGCCTGGGCGCCGGAGATCTGGGCCGAGAAGCGCTTCACCGACCGCCAGCCCGCGCAGGCTTCGGTGCTGGTGCCGATCGTGCTGCGCAGGGAGCCGACGGTGCTGCTCACCGAGCGCACCACGCACCTGTCCACCCATTCGGGGCAGGTGGCCTTTCCCGGCGGCAAGCGCGACGAGACGGACCGCGACGCCGCGCACACCGCGCTGCGCGAGGCGCAGGAGGAGATCGGCCTGCACGAACGGCACGTGGAGGTGCTGGGCGAAATGCCCACCTACACGACGGGCACCCTCTTCATCGTCACGCCGGTCGTCGCGCTGGTGCAGCCGGACGCCAGGCTGGAACTCAATGCGCACGAGGTCGCGGACGCCTTCGAGGTGCCCCTCAAGTTCCTCATGAACCCCGCCCACCACCGCCGCCATGTCTTCGACGTGATGGGCAACCGGCGCGAATGGTTGTCGATGCCCTACATGGACGGCGCCACGGAGCGCTTCATCTGGGGTGCGACGGCCGCGATGTTGCGCAATTTCTACCGGTTCCTCTCGGCGTAA
- a CDS encoding CobD/CbiB family protein — MSFFAILFALLLEQVRPLARHNPIHGALRSWARWASRNFDAGKPHHGWIAWAVATVGPAIAALAIHWALLLGVGWPAAVAWSIAVLYVTLGFRQFSHHFTAIRDALDAGDEDRARELLAQWQQVDAAELPRREIVRHVIEYSVLAAHRHVFGVLTWFAVLAAFGFGPAGAVLYRMAEFVTRYWRHRSRLQPQSVSEALQSASARAWAVIDWLPARITALAFAVVGSFEEAIDCWRHHAQRFPNDNDGVVLAATSGAVNVRLGGEALRAFVPNSSQSFSAASVAMEEPGSESTPGREAEPAHLRSIVGLVWRSVVLYMVLLALLTLANLIG, encoded by the coding sequence ATGTCTTTTTTCGCCATCCTGTTCGCCCTGCTCCTCGAGCAGGTGCGGCCGCTGGCGCGCCACAACCCGATCCACGGCGCCCTGCGAAGCTGGGCGCGTTGGGCCAGCCGCAATTTCGACGCCGGCAAGCCGCACCACGGCTGGATCGCATGGGCCGTTGCGACCGTGGGGCCCGCGATCGCGGCGCTGGCGATCCACTGGGCGCTGTTGCTCGGGGTGGGCTGGCCGGCGGCCGTCGCGTGGAGCATCGCGGTCCTGTATGTCACGCTGGGCTTCCGGCAGTTCAGCCACCACTTCACCGCGATCCGCGATGCGCTCGATGCCGGCGACGAGGACCGTGCGCGCGAGCTGCTCGCTCAGTGGCAGCAGGTCGATGCCGCCGAACTGCCCCGGCGCGAGATCGTGCGCCACGTCATCGAGTATTCGGTGCTGGCCGCGCACCGCCACGTGTTCGGCGTGCTCACCTGGTTCGCGGTGCTCGCCGCTTTCGGCTTCGGCCCGGCCGGTGCCGTGCTGTACCGGATGGCCGAATTCGTCACGCGCTACTGGCGGCACCGCAGCCGCCTTCAGCCGCAGTCCGTGAGCGAGGCGCTGCAATCGGCGTCGGCCCGGGCCTGGGCCGTGATCGACTGGCTGCCCGCGCGCATCACCGCGCTGGCATTCGCAGTCGTCGGCAGCTTCGAGGAAGCGATCGACTGCTGGCGGCACCACGCCCAGCGCTTCCCCAACGACAACGACGGCGTCGTGCTGGCCGCGACTTCCGGAGCGGTGAACGTGCGCCTGGGCGGCGAAGCCCTGCGTGCATTCGTTCCGAACAGCAGCCAGTCGTTCAGCGCCGCTTCCGTCGCCATGGAGGAGCCGGGCAGCGAAAGCACGCCCGGCCGCGAGGCCGAACCGGCTCACCTTCGCAGCATCGTCGGCCTGGTCTGGCGTTCGGTGGTGCTTTACATGGTGCTGCTGGCGCTGCTGACGCTGGCCAACCTGATCGGCTGA
- the rsgA gene encoding ribosome small subunit-dependent GTPase A: MADREGLSPGLVVASFGRHVLVESPGGARRICHPRGKKARAVVGDRVQWQQTHDEGTIEKVEPRRNLFYRQDEIRIKSFAANLDQVLVLIAAEPEFSEHQLARALIAAEAERITPLIALNKSDLVEPFERAWERLLPYQQMGYGVLPLSLRLSGDVDREHLMVHLKGKTTLVLGPSGAGKSTLINLLVPGAAAQTGEISRALSSGKHTTTSTTWYWVDEARTTALIDSPGFQEFGLYHLEPAHLAGLMRDLKPHLGQCRFYNCTHRHEPGCAVISAAAHAQCEHPVTANRYRIYCDLFEELSQPPRY; encoded by the coding sequence TTGGCTGATCGCGAGGGGCTCTCGCCGGGGCTGGTGGTGGCGAGCTTCGGCCGCCACGTGCTGGTCGAATCCCCCGGCGGCGCCCGCCGCATCTGCCATCCGCGTGGCAAGAAGGCCCGTGCCGTGGTCGGCGACCGCGTGCAGTGGCAGCAGACGCACGACGAAGGCACGATCGAGAAAGTGGAGCCGCGCCGCAACCTGTTCTACCGGCAGGACGAGATCCGGATCAAGTCGTTCGCGGCCAACCTGGACCAGGTGCTGGTGCTGATCGCGGCCGAGCCCGAATTCTCCGAGCACCAGCTCGCCCGCGCGCTGATCGCCGCCGAGGCCGAGCGCATCACGCCGTTGATCGCGTTGAACAAGAGCGACCTCGTCGAGCCATTCGAGCGCGCCTGGGAACGGCTGCTGCCTTACCAGCAGATGGGCTATGGCGTGCTGCCCTTGTCGCTGCGGCTGTCAGGCGACGTCGACCGCGAGCACCTGATGGTGCACCTGAAGGGGAAGACGACGCTGGTGCTCGGTCCCTCCGGCGCGGGCAAGAGCACGCTGATCAACCTGCTGGTGCCCGGCGCCGCGGCGCAGACGGGGGAGATCTCGCGCGCGCTCAGCTCGGGCAAGCACACGACGACGAGCACGACCTGGTACTGGGTGGACGAAGCGCGCACCACGGCGCTGATCGACTCGCCGGGATTCCAGGAATTCGGGCTCTATCACCTGGAGCCCGCGCACCTGGCCGGCCTGATGCGGGACCTGAAGCCGCACCTGGGCCAGTGCCGCTTCTACAACTGCACGCACCGGCACGAGCCGGGCTGCGCGGTGATCTCCGCCGCGGCGCACGCGCAATGCGAGCATCCGGTCACGGCCAACCGCTACCGGATCTATTGCGACCTGTTCGAGGAATTGAGCCAGCCGCCCCGCTATTGA
- a CDS encoding 4a-hydroxytetrahydrobiopterin dehydratase: MGSMLKVRDWSGQARRALSPTEVVTRLGALADWKLTGDGADVAIERTYTFANYHETIAFVNAVAFIAHTQDHHPDLSVHYNRCVVRFSTHDVQGLSDTDFDCATRVDALLA, encoded by the coding sequence ATGGGATCGATGCTCAAGGTCAGGGACTGGTCGGGGCAGGCGCGCCGCGCGCTGTCGCCCACCGAGGTGGTCACGCGGCTCGGCGCACTGGCCGATTGGAAGCTGACGGGCGATGGCGCCGACGTGGCGATCGAGCGCACCTACACCTTCGCCAACTACCACGAGACGATCGCCTTCGTGAACGCGGTGGCCTTCATCGCCCACACGCAGGACCACCATCCCGACCTGTCGGTGCACTACAACCGCTGCGTGGTGCGCTTCTCCACGCACGACGTGCAGGGGCTGTCGGACACGGACTTCGATTGCGCCACCCGGGTGGATGCGCTGCTGGCCTGA